The Clostridium botulinum BKT015925 genome includes the window CTTTTAGAAGCCATTCCTACAACACCATAACATTCCATAGTTGAAACACCAACTATATTTGCTAAAGCCTCTACTGAATAATTTATGTTACCATTTTCATTGGCAATCGCTAACATATATATTCCTCCTTTATAGCTATACATAATATTTATTTTATAATATATAAATGATATAATCAAGAAAATAAATGATATTCATGCTATTTCTTACTCATATCTTTATATTTTACTTGCAAACATTATGTTTTTTATGCTACAATATAAATCGTTCTATTGTATGGAATTATTATCTTCAATTTTGGGAGGTGTTATTAGATGGCAAAAAGATGTGAAGTATGTGGAAAAGGCGTTGTATCTGGTGTACAATACAGTCACTCCCATCGTCAATCTAAAAGAAGATGGGCTCCAAATATAAAAAATATTAGAGCTGTAGTTAACGGAGTACCTAAGAAAATTAGCGTTTGTACTAGATGTCTTCGTTCAGGGAAAGTTCAACGTGCTATATAGAAATAAAAAATGCAATTGATATATCAATTACTTATTTTTTATTTATTTGTTTTTTTTGAAAATTTTTATAATCTTAGATAAAAATTTAGGTACCTTTATAGCTATTATTTTCATAATAACCTCCTTAAGTATTGTTTACTAAACATATCAATTTTTAAATATGTTATCCCATACTTATTATATGTATATAATTAATTTTTGCCACAAAATTAAAAAGACATGCAATGCATGCCTTTAATCTCTAGGATATACTATTAGTAATTTTCCTTTT containing:
- the rpmB gene encoding 50S ribosomal protein L28, whose translation is MAKRCEVCGKGVVSGVQYSHSHRQSKRRWAPNIKNIRAVVNGVPKKISVCTRCLRSGKVQRAI